ATGATTATTTAGTTAATCATGATGGCTTGTATCTGCCACCAGAAGATGAAATAAGAACATTTGACAGCCGATCGTTACGTCAACGTCCAAATTATCATTACGATCGATTGGCGGTAGTTAAATATGCAGAGCGCTGGTGGAACGATTATAATCCTGAATATCGTAAATTTGAAGATGACTGTACAAATTACGTCTCCCAATGTATGCGAGCAGGTGGAGCTCCAAAAACAGGAGTACCTAATCGGTCAAAGGGCTGGTGGTACCAAAATAATAATTGGAGCTTCAGTTGGACAGTTGCTCATTCATTGAGATGGTATTTGAGTGGCGACAACTCCGGATTACAAGCACGTGAAGTTGCTTCACCTGAGCAATTAATGAAAGGTGATGTCATATGCTATGACTTTAATGGCAATGGTCGCTGGCAACATACAACGATCGTGGTTGCCCATGATGCAGACGGGATGCCTTTAGTAAATGCACATACAACAAACAGTAGAATGAGATATTGGGCATATGAAGACTCGACAGCATGGACTCCACAGATACAATACAAGTTTTTCAACATTATTGACCGCAATTCTTGACTAAGTAAATAACGAAAGATTCATTACTAACAACTTCGTTTGATAGCCATTATTATTTATAGTATCCTAAAGTGGTACTTAATTTTGGAGATTTATGTAATGAAGCTAAAAAAATTTGTAATATATGAAATAAAAAGAAAGCCATGGTGTTTTTATGAAGAAACGTAAAAATTTGTTAGTTTTATTCTTGGTTTCTATGGTAACGCTCGTCCTCATTGTAATTACTGCTTGTTACTCTGAAGATATAACATTTCAACAAGCGAATAATAAGCTTTCTTTCCCGCTATTACAACCCGTAGAAACTTTAGAAGGTTGGACATTAGATGATAGTGTTTACGAAGACAATTTATTTGTAACAAGTTATATTGATGAAGATGAAAACCGAATTGAACTCATTCAAGACCAAAATATCCAAGGCTTAAATATTCACACATTGCGTGATTTCTTATTATTTGGAGAAACAGTAATAGAAGAGAGTGGAGAAATAGAAATTCGTGAAATTTCTCATTATGTTGGCGAAATGATGATGATACCTGAGCCAAACGATACCATTCAATTTACATTTGTACAAAAAGAAGATTTACTTGGTTCATCAGAGAACGTACCATTTTATCAAGTGATAGGTAGAGGAACATCGGTTTATGATGTGATCTCATTTATAGAGGTGTTAGAAGTCTCTTCTTAGAGGAGCCTTCTTTCTTTTGGTATCAGGTCATGGTATGATAACGTTTGGTGAATAGCGACAAATAATAACTGCACGTTCATATTGAGGTGAAGAAAAATGGGGTTGCACATCGTATTACATGAACCCGAGATCCCTGCAAATACAGGAAATGTTGCGAGAACTTGTGTTGGTACTAATACATCCTTACATCTAATTCATCCGTTAGGATTTTCCACAGATGATCGCATGCTAAAAAGAGCTGGGTGCGATTACTGGCCGGATGTTAACATCCATCATCATGACTCGGTTGAAGATTTGTTTGAGAAATATCCAAATGGAGAATTCTTTTACATCGAAACAATAGGGGAAAAACACTATCATGAATTTGATTACACAAACCCAGAAAAAGATTATTTCTTTGTTTTTGGAAAAGAAACAAAGGGTCTTCCTGCGTCTTTAACAGAAAAAAATCAAGACAAATGCTTTCGAATCCCGCAAACGGATAAAATTCGTTCATTGAATTTATCGAATACAGCAGCGATTGTAATCTACGAAGCTTTAAGGCAACAGTCGTTTCCAACTTTAAAATAAAAAGGACAGTCCCGGTAGACTATTGGGACTGTCTTTTTTACTTAGAATTGAAGCTGAATTGTCTCTTTTTCAATAGTTACTGGAGGGAAATGCTTTTTCAAAAAGGCGAGTGTTTCACCCCAAGCATCTGCACCACAAACAGCATTATCCTCTTTTGAACCTCCATGCTTTTCTGGTGAAAAAAGAACAGAAGGAAGGTAAGGAAGGTTAAACGTATGGCCTGACATTGAATAAGTTAGGTGCCTTATTCCATCATGAAACTTATTTTCTTCGAACCTTTCAACAAGCTGTTCACACATTTTTTCAGAAGGCCAATGTGTATCTCTTCCTCCACTTACGAGTAAAACGGGACCTTCAATATTCTCAACTTCTAAATCAGCATCTCCCATTTGTTTATTCTTGTATTGACTTAACTTTTGCTCATAATTGCTAAATTGTGACACCTTTTCATTTCTTACTTTGTTTTTCAAAAAAACGAGTATGGATTGGTACCATGAAATATCTGTCACAGCAGGAAGTGGCTCACGATTTTCTGTCCAGTGAATGTCATTTTTTTTACCGTGAAAAACATGACTAGGTGGCGAGTAGGCAATTACACCATTTATTGATTTATTCTTAGAAGCAGTTAGTAGCGCGAGTTCTGCCCATTTAGAGTGACCAAACAAAACAACTTGATTAATATTTACAGGTGCAAGGTTTTTAACGGCATCTATTGCATATTGAATAGATTCAACCGGAACTGCTTGCTTTTTAACTCCAAGTGAATAGGATAAACTTAACGCAGCATAACCTTGTGAAGCTAGTAAAGCTGCAATATATTTAGAAGACAGTTCATTTGTTGTGCCTAAGACGATAATTAGAGGCATATCTTTTTCATGATCAATGTAATATAAGGTTCCATTTACATTGTGATTTTTTACTTGTTTTGTAAGGACTTCATCTTCTTTAAAAAGTCGTTGTACAGTTTTAGAGATATGTTTTTTACTTTCTTCTGTTTGAACTTCAACCTGAAATTCCATTGGTGATGTCATGTCGTGAGGAAGGAATGGTGACCGGTTTCCTTCTTTCGGTTCGAGTTCCCACATTAAACGAACGAGAGGGTTGTTTTTAATCCCTTCTTCATTATTTAAATGTAACCTACCATCTTCATCAGCGAAACATTCACATTCGGCACGCCAAATGCCTGTTAGACGATGATCATACGTTAATGTAAGTGTTACTTTTTCGTTTGGGACTAGTCCATTCATATGGAGCTGTAATGGTTCATCAACACGTCCAATATCCGGGTATAGAAAGCAAGTCATCTTTGATCCCACCTCAATAGTTTTTCTATATCACTCTATTCAGTGGGAGACAACTTTACGCCTATCAATTTGGACAATGGTTAAAGAAATGAAAAAAGCTGCCGATCCTTCTGTTGGATTAGCAGCTTTTACTTATTAATTGCGGTTAGGGTTATCGTTGTATCCTGCTGTTAAGATTGCAGCTAAAAATGCTACACAAACTCCTAAAATTAACAAGAGACCCATATGTATGCCCCCTTTAATATTCTCTACAAATCAATATACCACTTTTTATAAAAGAAGGGAAGGTGACTTCATGAAAGTTTTTTTAAACTGTGAACGCTTTTCTACACCTTGATCTGCTTCCTTTAGATTACATTTTCCATCTTGTATAATAAATATTATAAAAGGAGGAGTGCATTATGTATGTAGTATTTAATGAATTACACGTCCCGAAAGAAGGGCGCGAACATGTAACAAATCGTTTTAGTGAAAGTGGAGAAAAAATGAAAAAGGTTCCTGGGTGTTTAGACTTTATGTTTTTAAACCCTGAAGACGATGATAACTACCAAATTGTCGTGACCAAATGGGAATCTAAAGAAGCGTTTGAAGATTGGACAAACAGTCAAGCATTTAAAGATGCACATAAAGAACGTCGTGCGAATTTAGATAAGAGCCCAACGAGCGGAAATAAAATATATAGTTATCACGTTCCGCATCATTTATAATGGTAAGTATGAAAACCGAGTGGAGATAAGCACTCGGTTTTCAATTTGAGTTATTTTAGGGGAACGATGTATGAAGAATACGTATTTAACGAGTCACTTTCCTTTTATTTCAATTGTTTTATTTAGTCTTTCGTTTGCGATTTATACAGAACGGGTGATTATACAATATTTACATAACATCGGTTTATATAGCGGGATGGTTGAGTTTTTTTCAGAACGAGGCATTCACCTTGCTATTTTATTTTTACTATGGCTGTTTTTCTTCATGCTTTTTTCAGCACTAAAGCTCATTGCTGACACAGTCAATGAATTATCACTTTTATTCTTTTCAAATGATAAAGAAGGTGTGAGGTTAAGAGAAATTCGTGGAGGAGCGTGGATTTTTCTTATTGGAGGGATATTATCGGTATTTGGTGTCTTTCACATCTATATCATCCTCATTGTGTTTATTGCTACATGTCTTGTGTATTTCATTTTCTTTGTATATAGGGGAAGTGAGTCATTATCGGCAACAGCTTTAACGGGTATGATATTTTTTCTTATTTTTTTCTGGTTTACGTTTGTTGTAGCTGTTATTTATGCATTAGTAAAACTTTATAATAGTATATTAGCAAGTTTGCCTATATAAAAAGCAGAGGACTTTGTAACCTCTGCTTTTTCTTAATATATTTAACGCTCAATATTCTCCATCACTTGCCTCCATAACCGAGTATGGTAGTTACGTTCACTAGCATAGCGAATGGACGAATTAGCATCTGTTCCAAGCCACAATCCAGTTGTATATGTGTCTGTTGCACCGATAAACCAAAGGTCGTGAAAATCGTTTGTCGTCCCTGTTTTCCCACCGATGTAATTGCCTGTTGAAAAATTTGCGTGCCTGCCGGTCCCTTCTGTAACAACGAGATTCATCATATCTTTTATTCGCTGCGCAGTGTGAGTGCTCCACACTTGCTTCTCATCGTTGTTCCACTCGTACAACACTTTGCCTTCTTTATCTGTTACTTGACGGATCGCCTTTGGTGAATGATACAGACCATTTGTTGAAAACGTCGTGTAGGCTTTCGTCATTTCTAAAACAGATAACCCGTATTTGAAGCCGCCTAATGCAGCTGGAAGAACATAATCGTCGTTTGTGACTTTGGAAAAAGCAAAAGGTTCCAAATGAGAAAAACCTGATTCAACGCCGATTGTATAAAGCATCCTTACTGCAGCTGTATTGTAAGAATGTTTAAAAGCATCTTGTAACGATACTCTCCCATATACTGCTCCACCGAAATTACGAGGTGAATAACTCCCTTTAGAAAATGGAGAGGCATCAATGGGTGATTGCCCGTTTGCATTTGTATATTCCATATATGGAGCGAAAACAAGTAGTGGCTTTATCGCTGATCCTGGTTGACGAAAAGCTTGAAAGCTTCTATGGAAATCAAATTTCCGATAGTTTTTACCACCTGTTATTGCGACGATCTCGTTTTCTTGATGGTTAATGGTTGTAACAGCTCCTTGGAGGTCACCGGTACCTAAAAAGCTATTCACCTCATTAACCGTTTCTCGTTGCATGTCAGGATCAAGAGTTGTCTCAATACGGAGCCCTTTCTTAAAAAGGTCATTGATGTGCTCGTTAAGTTCATCTCTAATTTTTCCCTTTTCTTTTTCAGAACTTGCATTGTTTATTTTTGATTGATATCCATCTTCCTTAGCTACAAGTTGCTTAAATTCTTCATGCACATATGTAACATAATCCGGGTATAAATCAATACGACTGCGAGGAGACAACTCAACTTCTTCATGTAGTGCCTCTTCATATTGTTTATCATCAATGACATGAACCTCTAACATTTTTGTTAATATCCATTGCTTTCTTTCGTTGGTTTGCTCAATATTTACAAATGGATCATATAACTGAGGGCGATTAGGAATCGAGCATAGAAAAGCTGCTTCACTTAAAGTTAAGTCACTTGCTTGTTTATCAAAATAAAGTTGAGCAGCCGCCTCAATTCCGTATGCACCATTTTGAAAGTAAATGGCATTTACATAGAGTTCAATAATTTCTTCTTTTGATAAGCGCCTCTCTAACTGATAAGCATACAGGAGTTCCGTTAACTTCCTTTCATAAGTTTGCTCTTTCGTTAAATAAAGGTTGCGCACTAACTGTTGAGTAACTGTGCTTCCGCCTTGCTGAATTGATTGGTTATTTAAATTGATAAGCAGTGCCCTCGTAATTCCTTGTACATCGAAGCCTTGGTGATCATAAAAAGACTGGTCTTCGGCAGCTAATAAGGCATCGATGACAACTTGAGGGATATCTTCAAAAGGTAAGTATATACGATTTTCGTCATTGAATATTTCTGAAATGATCTTACCATTTCGGTCATAAATCATACTGTTCTCTGATAATGCTGCACTTTCAAGTTTTACTTCACGATCTAAAAAGCTATGAAAAGATTCAGCTTGTTGGACCTCTTCAGCTGTGACGAATAATAAACCTGAAAATATAGTAATTAACACCATTATGATTAGACTTCCAAATAATTTTCGCATGTTGTGCCATCTCCTTGATCGTCACTTTCATTTTACTGAAATAACATGGAGGAAGAAAGTGTTATTTCTATTTTAATGGGAGCTTGCATATGTATGTTGTACGTCTCTTGCTGAAAGAGAAAATCTGTTGAAATGCAGTCGAATCTTCTTCTAGGCAAGTGCATATGATGGAACATGGATGTCTTACTAGAACGTTTGGTGTTGAGAGGAGGAGCATATGAACATATTAAATAATATTCAACGCCACAGAGAAGAAGAGGAAAAGCTGAAGTGGGAAGGGACATTCTCGGAATACTTGGAAATTTTGCGTGAGCGACCGGAAGTGGCACAAACTGCTCACTCCCGTATTTATAACATGATTAAAGACGCGGGAGTAGAAGAAGAGCCGAATGGAAAGAAAAGGTATAAGTTTTTTGATGATCAAATTTATGGATTAGAAGATTCGATGGAGCGTTTAGTGGAGGAGTATTTCCACTCAGCAGCAAGAAGACTAGATGTTAAAAAGAGAATCTTATTATTAATGGGTCCTGTAAGTGGTGGTAAGTCGACAATTGTGACAATGCTAAAGAGAGGTTTAGAGAAGTACTCTCGAACTGATCGAGGTGCGGTTTAT
The Bacillus shivajii DNA segment above includes these coding regions:
- a CDS encoding antibiotic biosynthesis monooxygenase family protein, whose amino-acid sequence is MYVVFNELHVPKEGREHVTNRFSESGEKMKKVPGCLDFMFLNPEDDDNYQIVVTKWESKEAFEDWTNSQAFKDAHKERRANLDKSPTSGNKIYSYHVPHHL
- a CDS encoding transglycosylase domain-containing protein; the protein is MRKLFGSLIIMVLITIFSGLLFVTAEEVQQAESFHSFLDREVKLESAALSENSMIYDRNGKIISEIFNDENRIYLPFEDIPQVVIDALLAAEDQSFYDHQGFDVQGITRALLINLNNQSIQQGGSTVTQQLVRNLYLTKEQTYERKLTELLYAYQLERRLSKEEIIELYVNAIYFQNGAYGIEAAAQLYFDKQASDLTLSEAAFLCSIPNRPQLYDPFVNIEQTNERKQWILTKMLEVHVIDDKQYEEALHEEVELSPRSRIDLYPDYVTYVHEEFKQLVAKEDGYQSKINNASSEKEKGKIRDELNEHINDLFKKGLRIETTLDPDMQRETVNEVNSFLGTGDLQGAVTTINHQENEIVAITGGKNYRKFDFHRSFQAFRQPGSAIKPLLVFAPYMEYTNANGQSPIDASPFSKGSYSPRNFGGAVYGRVSLQDAFKHSYNTAAVRMLYTIGVESGFSHLEPFAFSKVTNDDYVLPAALGGFKYGLSVLEMTKAYTTFSTNGLYHSPKAIRQVTDKEGKVLYEWNNDEKQVWSTHTAQRIKDMMNLVVTEGTGRHANFSTGNYIGGKTGTTNDFHDLWFIGATDTYTTGLWLGTDANSSIRYASERNYHTRLWRQVMENIER
- the trmL gene encoding tRNA (uridine(34)/cytosine(34)/5-carboxymethylaminomethyluridine(34)-2'-O)-methyltransferase TrmL, with product MGLHIVLHEPEIPANTGNVARTCVGTNTSLHLIHPLGFSTDDRMLKRAGCDYWPDVNIHHHDSVEDLFEKYPNGEFFYIETIGEKHYHEFDYTNPEKDYFFVFGKETKGLPASLTEKNQDKCFRIPQTDKIRSLNLSNTAAIVIYEALRQQSFPTLK
- a CDS encoding DUF5366 family protein, yielding MKNTYLTSHFPFISIVLFSLSFAIYTERVIIQYLHNIGLYSGMVEFFSERGIHLAILFLLWLFFFMLFSALKLIADTVNELSLLFFSNDKEGVRLREIRGGAWIFLIGGILSVFGVFHIYIILIVFIATCLVYFIFFVYRGSESLSATALTGMIFFLIFFWFTFVVAVIYALVKLYNSILASLPI
- a CDS encoding acyl-CoA thioesterase/bile acid-CoA:amino acid N-acyltransferase family protein, which codes for MTCFLYPDIGRVDEPLQLHMNGLVPNEKVTLTLTYDHRLTGIWRAECECFADEDGRLHLNNEEGIKNNPLVRLMWELEPKEGNRSPFLPHDMTSPMEFQVEVQTEESKKHISKTVQRLFKEDEVLTKQVKNHNVNGTLYYIDHEKDMPLIIVLGTTNELSSKYIAALLASQGYAALSLSYSLGVKKQAVPVESIQYAIDAVKNLAPVNINQVVLFGHSKWAELALLTASKNKSINGVIAYSPPSHVFHGKKNDIHWTENREPLPAVTDISWYQSILVFLKNKVRNEKVSQFSNYEQKLSQYKNKQMGDADLEVENIEGPVLLVSGGRDTHWPSEKMCEQLVERFEENKFHDGIRHLTYSMSGHTFNLPYLPSVLFSPEKHGGSKEDNAVCGADAWGETLAFLKKHFPPVTIEKETIQLQF
- a CDS encoding amidase domain-containing protein, with protein sequence MTSPLELLKPYIQKCHECYVKDDGDLLYLRTDESHALQRKQKQMKERKAEIVKNIVDGQVISEHSYLSRTLIDYLIVLQHVVKQREYMYLEEQLQHRRAIFEDGEMIDDYLVNHDGLYLPPEDEIRTFDSRSLRQRPNYHYDRLAVVKYAERWWNDYNPEYRKFEDDCTNYVSQCMRAGGAPKTGVPNRSKGWWYQNNNWSFSWTVAHSLRWYLSGDNSGLQAREVASPEQLMKGDVICYDFNGNGRWQHTTIVVAHDADGMPLVNAHTTNSRMRYWAYEDSTAWTPQIQYKFFNIIDRNS